The following nucleotide sequence is from Acidovorax radicis.
GCGGCCCCGGCTGCATCAAGCACGGTAGTTGCCGTGGCTCCGGCAACACCCGCGCCAGCCCCAGCCCCCGCTGGCGAAGACGATATGGCGTTTATCTGGCCTGCATCGGGTTCGTTGATCGCAGGGTTTGATGAAGCTCGGAATAAGGGCTACGACATTGCTGGCAAGGCGGGTGAGCCGGTGCTTGCAGCCGCTGAGGGGCGGGTGGTTTATGCCGGTGCTGGTCTGCGCGGTTATGGCAATCTGGTCATCCTCAAGCACAACAACACATTCTTGACGGCTTACGCGCACAACCAGACCCTGCTGGTCAAGGAAGATCAGGCTGTGCGCAAGGGGCAAAAGATCGCGGAGATGGGTAATACCGATGCCGATCGCGTCAAGCTGCATTTCGAGATTCGCCGGCAGGGTAAGCCCGTTGATCCTTCGCGCTATTTGCCGGTGCGTTGAACACGATGTTGGCAATCCCGACGGAGGTCGAGTCCGGTAGCGCCGGCCTGCCCTCCGGTGCGGGTGATGATCTGCTTGCTGATGAGTCGGAGGCGCTGGTTGACTCGGGCAGTGAACTGCGCCCCATGCAGGTGGGGGCGGATCAACACTCCGCCAGGCTGGACAAAGCGCTGGTGGAGCTGGTTCCCGAGTTTTCTCGCAGCTATTTGCAGCAGTTGCTGGCGCAGGGGCTGGTCAGCCTCAATGACAAGCCGGTTCTCAAAGCCGCTACACGCGTCAAGGCGGGAGACCGCTTGGTGCTGGAAATGCGGCCCACGCTGCAGAGTCAGGCGTTCCGCCCTGAGCCGATGGACATCGACGTGGTGTATGAGGACGCGTATCTGCTGATTGTGAACAAGCCTGCAGGTTTGGTGGTGCATCCGGCTCCTGGCAACTGGAGTGGGACGCTGCTCAATGGTTTGCTCGCTCGTGATGAAAAGGCGTTGCAGGTTCCACGCGCTGGCATTGTTCATCGGCTGGACAAGGACACCAGTGGCTTGATGGTTGTCGCAAGGGATCGCGCCACGATGGATGCTTTGGTTGCGTTGATCGCAGAGCGCAAGGTCAAACGCCAGTACCTTGCCCTGGCCCACGGTGCCTGGACTGGCCCCAAGAGTCGCTCTGTTGGTGCCCCCATCGGTCGAGATCCACGCAACCGGCTTCGAATGGCGGTGGTGGACTTGGCCCTTTATGCCGGCAAGGCAGCACGGACCGATGTTTTGTGCATGGATAGCACTGCACTGGGCTGCTGGGTGCAATGCACCTTGCACACGGGGCGGACCCATCAGATACGGGTGCACATGGCATCGCTCAAGCATCCGCTCGTCGGGGACGCTTTGTACGGTGGTGCCCCGGTGGGGGTGATGAATCGCCAAGCCTTGCATGCTTATCGGTTGGCGTTCGTGCATCCCATGAGCGGCGAAGCGCTGGAGTTTCATTCGCCAGCACCTGATGACATGCAGCAAACACTGTCGTCCTGGGGGCTGGGATACAATGAGCCCTGACGGCCTTATCGGCCCCAGCCCGAAGACGGAATCCCGCCGGGCTCTTGCTTTGCTCTAGCTTTCTTGCGCAGAGCTATTTATTGCCCCCTGCTGTTGATGTGACACCCGTTGCAACGCGTGGCACTTTTCCAGGAATCGCTTAACCATGAACACGGTGGATGCCAAAAGGGTCCTCGAGACTGCGTTGATCTGTGCGCCGCAGCCTGTGCCGTTGCGGGAGTTGCGGGTGCTGTTCAGCGACGCGCTGGGCTCTGACACTCTTAAAAATCTCTTGCTGGAGTTGCAATTCGACTGGGCGCAACGGGGTGTGGAGTTGGTTCAGGTGGCGACGGGTTGGCGTTTTCAGAGCCGTCCAGAAATGCGGGAATATCTCGACAGGCTGCATCCAGAGAAGCCGCCGCGTTACACGCGAGCAACGATGGAGACTTTGGCCATCATTGCCTATCGCCAGCCAGTGACACGTGGTGATATTGAAGACATTCGGGGGGTGACGGTCAATAGCCTGATCATCAAGCAATTGGAAGATCGGGGCTGGGTGGAAGTTATCGGACACAGGGAGGCCGTAGGGCGTCCTGCGCTGTTTGCGACGACCCGCCAGTTTTTGGACGATATGGGACTGCAGTCGCTGGATCAATTACCGGTGCTTGACGATCCCTCGGGCAATGCGAATGTGCTAGAGGCCATGGCCGCCGTCGCACAGGGTGTGATTGAGTCGGGGTTTGACGCCGCTGAGCCTGTGGCTGAGCCACCGCAAGCCGCTGGTTCCATTTCGGACCCTGCTCGTTTGCAGTCTATGAATGATTTTTTTCAGAACACGGAGATCAATCTCCGTGACGATCATGGTGATACCCCGGGTGGTATCCAGGGAAACACTTGATGAATGATTCGACCCTCGAAAATCCGGACGCAGTGCCGGATGCAGATGTAGCTGACACGCCTGCGATTGCCAAAAAACCGGCAGCCAAGCGCGCTCCGCGTAAGAAGCCGGCACCTGCTACCGACGTGATGGTTGTGGCGGCTGTTGCGACGGCATCGGATGTGGATGCTCCAGCGCTGAAGCCCGAAGTTCCCTCCGCCACAGACCTGGTGATGAAGGCTGCACCTGCGGTCGCACAAGTGGATGATTCCGATGCCGGAATCCAGGCCTCGCAAGGCGAGCGACGGGTTCGGGGCGATTCTCGGGCGCGACAGGCGCGCCCCGACGTTGCGGGTCGCGACAAGGGCAGGGTGCCGTTGGTGGTGGACGGTTATCAATTTGAAGACGTGGTATCTGGCCGTTTCGATGAAGAGGACGCATCGGCAGAGGCGGTGTCCTCCAAGCGGGTGTTGTTGCCCCAGGTGGAGACTCCAAAATTGCACAAAGTACTTGCCCAGGCCGGACTGGGCTCGCGACTGGAGATGGAGCAGCTCATTCTTGAAGGGCGTATTTCCGTGAACAATGAGCCGGCCCATATTGGTCAGCGCATTCAGTTTGGAGATCAGGTCAAGGTCAATGGAAAGCCTATCCGTTACCGTATTGATCCCCCGCCCGCGCGTGTCATCGCCTACCACAAGCCCGTGGGTGAAGTCGTAACGCATGACGATCCACAAAACAGGCCCACTGTTTTTCGTAAGCTGCCCCGGCTGATCCAGGGCAAGTGGCAGTCTGTGGGGCGGCTGGACCTGAATACCGAGGGGCTGCTGTTGTTCACCAGCTCTGGTGAGTTGGCTAACAAGCTGATGCATCCCCGCTTCGGCCTTGAGCGCGAATATGCAGTCCGTGTATTGGGTGCGCTTAGCAACGAAGAAAAGCAGAAATTATTGGATGGTGTGCGGCTTGACGATGGAATGGCCTCGTTCGGGTCGATCGAAGATGGTGGTGGCGAGGGATCCAACTGCTGGTATCGGGTCACGATTTCCGAAGGCCGTAACCGCGAAGTGCGTCGCATGCTCGAATCGGTGGGGCATGCAGTCAGTCGGTTGATTCGCATCCGCTACGGCGCCATGGTGCTTCCGAGGGGGCTTAAGCGTGGGGCTTGGATGGAGCTCGATGAGGGCGATATTCGAGCACTCGTTCAGGCTGCAGGCGCAGGGCGGTCCGAGTCCGTTGACGGTGCGGCGGATGGCCGCCCCGAAGCTGCAAGCCGTGGTGGCAATCAGCGTAACAGGGGGCGCAGTGGCCCGAGGGTGGGTGATGGACCGCGCCGCGACATGTCACAGGGCGGGGCGCCTGGTGGTGGTCCCCGCAACCCACAGCCACGACGAGATGGCTCCAGGGCCGGGCAGGGTGCACGTGGCAATAATTCCGAAGGTGGCGATCGCCAGCGGGGCGCAGCCCAGCCTGATCCGATGAAAACGTCGGTGGGCTATATCGGCATGGATAGTTTGTCGCGGCAACGCCAGGATAAGCGTCGGCCAGGCGGCGGTGGCCCTCGGCGCAGTGGTGGGCGCTAAGCTTGCGAAGGGCCTTCCCCGGTTAGAATCGAGGGCTTTGTCCGGTGGGCAAACGAATCACAGCAACATTATTCATTCAGGAAAATCAACATGGCTATCGAACGCACTCTCTCCATCATCAAGCCTGACGCAGTGGCCAAGAATGTCATCGGTCAGATCTACGCACGCTTTGAAGCGGCGGGGCTTAAGGTTGTGGCTGCGCGCATGGCGCATCTGTCACGCCTGGAAGCCGAGCAGTTCTACGCTGTGCACAAGGCGCGCCCTTTCTTTAAGGATCTTGTGGATTTCATGATCTCCGGTCCCGTGATGATCCAGGCCCTGGAAGGTGAAAACGCAATTTTGAAGAACCGTGAGCTGATGGGTGCCACGGACCCCAAGAAGGCAGATGCAGGCACTATCCGCGCCGACTTCGCTGACAGCATCGATGCCAACGCAGTGCACGGCTCCGACGCCGCTGAAACTGCCCAGGCAGAAATTGCCTTCTTCTTCCCTGGCCTGAACATCTACTCGCGCTGATATGGCGGTCCCCATGCCCGTTCCCGCAATCGTGGGATGCCTGCGTCATGGGGGTGAGTGCGCTTCGCTCGTCGAAAGGTCGGATTCATGAGCACCAATCTGCTTGAGTTCGACTTGGATGGGCTGGCAGCTTTCTGCGAGCAGTTGGGTGAAAAGCGGTTTCGCGCGACCCAACTGTTTCGCTGGATTCATCAACGCGGCGCCAGCGACTTTGATGCAATGAGCGATCTGGCCAAGGCACTGCGTGACAAGCTCAAAGGTTGCGCCAAAGTCGAGGCCCTGACGGTCATCTCCGAGCATGTGTCTTCAGACGGCACGGTGAAGTGGTTGTTTGACGTAGGCGGTGGCAATGCTGTTGAAGCGGTGTTCATCCCGGAAGATGATCGCGGCACACTTTGTGTTTCGTCCCAAGCTGGATGTGCGGTGGGTTGCCGCTTTTGTTCCACGGGGCACCAAGGCTTCAGCCGCAATTTGACCACTGGCGAGATCATTGCCCAGTTGTGGTTTGCTGAACACACCCTACGCCAGCGTCTCAAGACAGAAGATCGCGTGATCTCGAACGTGGTCATGATGGGAATGGGGGAGCCCCTCCAAAACTATGCCGCTCTGATTCCAGCGTTGCATGTGATGCTGGATGACCATGGCTATGGTTTGTCACGTCGGCGCGTGACCGTTTCGACATCGGGTGTAGTCCCTATGATCGACCGTCTTGCGCAAGACTGCCCTGTGGCTTTGGCTGTTTCTTTGCATGCACCAAATGATCCGCTGCGTGACAATCTGGTGCCGCTTAACCGCAAGTATCCAATAGACGAGTTGTTGGAGGCTTGTAAGCGTTATCTGGCTCATGCGCCCAGGGACTTCATCACGTTTGAATACTGCATGCTCGATGGGGTCAATGACCAACTGGAGCACGCACAGCAACTGATCGAGTTGGTTAGGCGTTCGGGCATTCGCTGCAAATTCAATTTGATTCCCTTCAACCCGTTTCCCGCATCAGGACTGTTGCGATCAACGCAGAAACAAGTCTTGGCTTTTGCCAAGATTTTGAGTGATGCGGGCATTGTCACAACAGTGCGTAAGACCCGCGGGGATGATATT
It contains:
- the ndk gene encoding nucleoside-diphosphate kinase, with amino-acid sequence MAIERTLSIIKPDAVAKNVIGQIYARFEAAGLKVVAARMAHLSRLEAEQFYAVHKARPFFKDLVDFMISGPVMIQALEGENAILKNRELMGATDPKKADAGTIRADFADSIDANAVHGSDAAETAQAEIAFFFPGLNIYSR
- the rlmN gene encoding 23S rRNA (adenine(2503)-C(2))-methyltransferase RlmN, coding for MSTNLLEFDLDGLAAFCEQLGEKRFRATQLFRWIHQRGASDFDAMSDLAKALRDKLKGCAKVEALTVISEHVSSDGTVKWLFDVGGGNAVEAVFIPEDDRGTLCVSSQAGCAVGCRFCSTGHQGFSRNLTTGEIIAQLWFAEHTLRQRLKTEDRVISNVVMMGMGEPLQNYAALIPALHVMLDDHGYGLSRRRVTVSTSGVVPMIDRLAQDCPVALAVSLHAPNDPLRDNLVPLNRKYPIDELLEACKRYLAHAPRDFITFEYCMLDGVNDQLEHAQQLIELVRRSGIRCKFNLIPFNPFPASGLLRSTQKQVLAFAKILSDAGIVTTVRKTRGDDIDAACGQLAGDVKDRTRAAERMAKQRTIVLKPVN
- a CDS encoding peptidoglycan DD-metalloendopeptidase family protein codes for the protein MFVSRGLVVGFTVAVAGLMLSGCGTRMSKAPVEDRGTSASASAPAAQPGGVVGAAIKPLPGAENAGKPGYYTVKPGDTLIRIGLESGQSWKDIARWNNLENANLIEVGQVLRVAQPLAPSQAVASDTGVVTRPVTSSALAPIAPASTPKPAAPAASSTVVAVAPATPAPAPAPAGEDDMAFIWPASGSLIAGFDEARNKGYDIAGKAGEPVLAAAEGRVVYAGAGLRGYGNLVILKHNNTFLTAYAHNQTLLVKEDQAVRKGQKIAEMGNTDADRVKLHFEIRRQGKPVDPSRYLPVR
- the scpB gene encoding SMC-Scp complex subunit ScpB gives rise to the protein MNTVDAKRVLETALICAPQPVPLRELRVLFSDALGSDTLKNLLLELQFDWAQRGVELVQVATGWRFQSRPEMREYLDRLHPEKPPRYTRATMETLAIIAYRQPVTRGDIEDIRGVTVNSLIIKQLEDRGWVEVIGHREAVGRPALFATTRQFLDDMGLQSLDQLPVLDDPSGNANVLEAMAAVAQGVIESGFDAAEPVAEPPQAAGSISDPARLQSMNDFFQNTEINLRDDHGDTPGGIQGNT
- a CDS encoding pseudouridine synthase, whose product is MNDSTLENPDAVPDADVADTPAIAKKPAAKRAPRKKPAPATDVMVVAAVATASDVDAPALKPEVPSATDLVMKAAPAVAQVDDSDAGIQASQGERRVRGDSRARQARPDVAGRDKGRVPLVVDGYQFEDVVSGRFDEEDASAEAVSSKRVLLPQVETPKLHKVLAQAGLGSRLEMEQLILEGRISVNNEPAHIGQRIQFGDQVKVNGKPIRYRIDPPPARVIAYHKPVGEVVTHDDPQNRPTVFRKLPRLIQGKWQSVGRLDLNTEGLLLFTSSGELANKLMHPRFGLEREYAVRVLGALSNEEKQKLLDGVRLDDGMASFGSIEDGGGEGSNCWYRVTISEGRNREVRRMLESVGHAVSRLIRIRYGAMVLPRGLKRGAWMELDEGDIRALVQAAGAGRSESVDGAADGRPEAASRGGNQRNRGRSGPRVGDGPRRDMSQGGAPGGGPRNPQPRRDGSRAGQGARGNNSEGGDRQRGAAQPDPMKTSVGYIGMDSLSRQRQDKRRPGGGGPRRSGGR
- a CDS encoding RluA family pseudouridine synthase, producing the protein MLAIPTEVESGSAGLPSGAGDDLLADESEALVDSGSELRPMQVGADQHSARLDKALVELVPEFSRSYLQQLLAQGLVSLNDKPVLKAATRVKAGDRLVLEMRPTLQSQAFRPEPMDIDVVYEDAYLLIVNKPAGLVVHPAPGNWSGTLLNGLLARDEKALQVPRAGIVHRLDKDTSGLMVVARDRATMDALVALIAERKVKRQYLALAHGAWTGPKSRSVGAPIGRDPRNRLRMAVVDLALYAGKAARTDVLCMDSTALGCWVQCTLHTGRTHQIRVHMASLKHPLVGDALYGGAPVGVMNRQALHAYRLAFVHPMSGEALEFHSPAPDDMQQTLSSWGLGYNEP